From the genome of Nicotiana tabacum cultivar K326 chromosome 17, ASM71507v2, whole genome shotgun sequence:
CCGAGCTTCAGGTACTCCGACTCAAGCTTCCATGGCATCGACAAGCGGCCTTCCGGCTCTGGGcatcaagttgttggtttcatcttgaaggtcgGCTTCGTTTTTGATATGTAAAGCCATtaatcgagggtttgccattgctAATCCGAAGTCAAAGACACTTTCAAAAGACAGGCGTAAAATGGCGTGTGttgtatatttgtatcaaataaccactgttatccctagccccatggtgggcgcctaactgtttacccgaaaaatcggatagagttgaatttgtaagTAGTTCTAAGAATATGTGGAATAACTTCGACACAAATCATTAAAGGGAAATGGAAATATCCAATATAGACTATAAAGGATGAAAAATAACACAGTATAAAAGAGGAAAATGAATGAACAAAATAAGATGAAGTAATGGAGATCAAAAGGTTAGTCTTTCAATATGAGAAAATAGGATTCTTGTTACAATGTTAATGTGTTTTTTACAGAAACAACAATCATCTCATTTATGGTGgaaggatcctactttagatataataaaaaatatatagtggggaacccatgacGAATTAGCGTTTCCTtaattcctgccaggattctctcccctagtgcggttgcaacggctcttgtctgtgagctcgatagtgactcgagctcggtattgactcgagctctcgatctttaCTCAAGCTTGATTCTGAATCGGAGTCTAATATTGATTTGGGGTCGGTGCCGGTCGGCCTATGAATCTTAAGGTTGATAACGTCTCTTCGCCTCGTAGCTCAacttggattcgagctcgataatgataccgagcttTACATTGATCGGTCCTAGAACCCGAAACTTGATGACCTGACTTTGGACCTCAATCTGATATTACGAAGACGCTCTTCGATCAAAGTATTACCATCTTGACCAGTTCGTACGACGGACTGATCGGTTTTGGCCGTATACAATATGACTATTTCATCCCCAAAAGATTTCCCCATTAATCCCCATTGTTAGTTAATAATTAGTATCCTAACATTAAACCCACGAAACAGCACCATCAATAGAGTTTTCCATAGGTTTCAATTGTACCAATCATTTGATTCATTATtaagccatcaataatttatAATGTAGGGACATAGTATATTACCTGAACACTTGGATTTCTTTCTCACCAAATACTCCTCACAAGGTTAGGCTTAAGATCCCCCACAATTGCTTCGTTAGTTCTCCAAATATTTCTATTTGCCGTGTAtttgttttttctctttctttgtaTTAATCAAGACCACAATTTCCCTTACTCTGCATATTAGGTCTTGTCATGTGAGCCAccagaaaaatatatatatataggcctAGCTCTAACATTTTACcatatattatttttctatcCCAATAACTTTATTACCCATTTCACATGTGTAATAATGAATTAGGCCCACTAACTATTTAAATAAATTTGAAAACTCTTAAGTTAGTATGTGTATATAGAATTTTCggttattacattctcccccactaaATTTTCGGTTAGAAAGTGTACCTGGCATCTCAAAACACTGGGGGGTACTTGCTTCGCATGTTTCCTTCGGACTACCACGTAGCTTCCTCTGAAGGATGGTTGCGCCATAATACTTTCACTGAAGCAACCTTTTTCGATCTCAATTATCGCACTTGCCTCTCAAGAATAGCTATTGTACCTTCTTCATAAGTCAAGTTTTCATCAAGATCCACATCCTCTGGCTGGATATTATGACTACCATCGCGAACATATCgtctaagcatagacacatgaaatacagGATGAACCGCAGACAACCTCAAAGGCAAGACAAGTTTATACGCCACCGATTCGATTCGATCTAAAATCTCATACGGACCAATATACCTCGGACTTAGCTTACCTTTGCACCCAAATCTCATGACTCCTTTCATAGGGGACACCTTCAAAAAGACTTATTCTCCTTTCATGAACTCTAAATCACGAACTCTCTTATCTGCTTAGGATTTTTGTCTACTTTCAGCTGTCCAAAGTCATTCTCGTATCAATGCAACTTTCTCCAAAGCTTGCTAAACCAAATTTGGACCCAATAGACGTGCTTCACcaggttcaaaccatccaactggtgaacGACACTTACGACCATATAAAGCTTCAAACGGCGCCATCTGTatactcgactgatagttgttattATAAGTAAACTCTGCTAACGGCAACTGATCGTCCCAATGACCACCAAATTTAATTGCACAAGCTCTAAGCacgtcctccaagatctgaataacCCGCTCGAATTGTCCGTCCGTATGTGGATGGAAAGTTgttctcaactcaacctgagaACCCAATGACTTCTAAAAAGATTTCCAAAACtcaaatgtaaaatgtgcacccCGATCTGATATTAtagaaataggcacaccatgaagtCGAACTATTTCATGGAGGTAAATATCTGCTAACTGTTCGGCTGTGTGAGTAACTCAAACCGGTATAAAATGCGCGGTCTTTGTGAGTCTGTCCACGATCACCCATACTGAATCCTGTTTTCTAAAAGTACGTGGCAACCTAACTACAAAAACCATagtaatcatttcccacttccactctgggataaTTAAATTCTGCATCACACCGCCTAGTTTTTAGTGTTCATATTCCACATACTGACAATTTAAGCAACTAGTCACATGTTTCAAAATATCATACTTCATACCTTTCCACCAGTACAATTCACGCAAGTCTTGATACATTTTACTAGCACCTGGATGGATAGAGTAGCGAGAGTTATGAGCCTCTTCGAGAATCAACTGCTTCACATCACCTACCATGGGGATACATAATCCACCATGTCAACGTAACACACCTTCACGGTCAATAGCAAATGACTTAACCCCACCATTCTGCACTCGATCTCGGAGTTTAGCAAGATGGAAATCTTCAAATTGACGAGCCTTGACTTGTCCAACCAAGGATAATTGTGCTACCAAACCCGCAAGTAATCTACCCGGCAATGTATGATCAATATGCACTCGCCGATTGGCCAATGCCTGAATATCCATAACCATAGGTCATTCTTCAGCAGTAAATCGGACCAAGCTACCCATagactttctactcaaggcgtctgccaTCACATtcgccttcccgggatgatataaaatagtaAGAGCATATTCTTTAAGTAATTCTAACCACcatctctgcctcagattcagatctctttgcttgaatatatattgTAGAATCTTGTGATCAGTATAGATTTCACACGGCTCACCATAAAGATAGTGACAATAGATCTTAAGTGCAAATACGATCGCAGCCAATTCcaagtcatgagttggataatTCTCTTCATGGTTCTTTAGCTGTCGAAAAGCATAAGCTActaccttgccattctgcatcagcACATAACCCAAACCAActcgagacgcatcacaataaataGTAAACACCCCTGCACTTGTAGGTAGTGTCAAAATCGGAGCTGTAGTCAATGCGGTCTTCAATTTCTGAAAACTTTCTTCACACTCATTTGACCACTGAAATGCAACACCTTTCTGAGTCAATCGAGTCAATGGAGTGGCTATATTTGAGAAACCCTCAACAAACCTTCTATAATTTCCGGCTAGGCCTAAGAAGCTATGTATCTCTATAGGAGTAGTGGGTCGAGGCCAATCTCAAACTACCGCTATCTTCCTTGGATCAACTTGAATCCTATCTCGTGACACCACATGTCCCAAAAAGGAAACTGtatccaaccaaaattcacactttgagaacttggcataaagctttcTCTCCCTAAGTATCTGTAGCACAACTCTAAAATGTTGTTCATGTTCTGCCTTACTTCGAGAGTagaccaaaatgtcatcaataaatacgaTCACAAAATAATCTAAGAATGGCTTGAATACCCTATTCATGAGGTTGTTGCGGGGGAATAAGTTagcccgaaggacatcaccaaaaattcaaaatgctcGTACCTTGTCCGAAACGTTGTCATGGATATATCCTCGGTCTTAATTCTCAGTTGATGGTAACCCGATCTCaggtcaatctttgaaaagtaAGTTACACCATGTAGCTGgtcgaatagatcatcaatacgtggcaaatgatatttattcttgatcatcaccttattcaactgcatgtaatcaatacacattctcatcgtgccatctttctttttaacaaataacacaggtgcaccccaatgcgacacactaggcctgatCAATCCCTTATCAAGTATCTCTTGAAGTTGAACCTTTAATCCTCTCAACTCCGCTGGAGCCAAACGGTATAgaggaatagagataggttgagttcctggcaccaaatcaatactgaacTCAATTTCTCTTATCGGAGGCAGCTCGGGTAAATCTTCTGGAAACACATCAGCAAATTTTCGAACCACTGGAACACTATCAATAGTAACATCTTCCAAGCGCGTATCATGAACGGTAGCAATAAAACCCAAACACCCATTATTAATCATTCGACGTGCTTTTACATAGGATATTATCTTTCCCTCAGTCAGAGGAGTTATGCCTTTCCACACTAAACATGGTTCTCCGGGAAAATCAAAATGTATAAGCTTGGAATGACAATCAATCGAAGCACAACATGACGCTAAACAATCCAtacccataattacatcaaagtCGGATATAGGCAATACCAGTAAATCAACTATGGTGTCCCTGCCCTGAATAAATATCACACAGTCTTTATAGACTCTATCCACAGATATAGTCTCGCCCACTATGGTCACCATAATATAAGTCACATTAAGAGACTCAACTCCTCGTTCTAAGTATATGGAAAAAGATGGAgatacatatgaatacgtagaacCAGGATCAATAAGAGCGTAAGCCCCATAAGAACCGATAGTGATAATACCTGTGACTACTACATTAGATGCCTTAGCATCCTGTCTGGCCATAGCAAAGAATCTCGGCGATCCACCCGCTCCCTAAGAAGCCTGTGTACCCTGTCGACCCTGTCCACGAGCAACCTGCGGAGCTGCTCTAGCTGGTTGGGTCTGAGTCTGTGTACTTGTAAATGTTCTCTACGTCTGTGGAGTAGCATGGCTAGTAGCATAATATCATCTAGGACAATACTTAGCAATATGTCCTTTtgaccacaagtaaaacaagccacATATGTTCAAAAATAATGACCACTGTGATTTCTACCACAATTCGAACACCTCGGATATTCACTTGACTATTATGAGCCATTATCCTTCCTTTGTATCTGATGTTGCCCCTGTTTAGCTGGATAAGCACTTCTAGAAGACTGCACCACCGACCTTGACTGAGTAGGTATGGACTGCCCACGATTAAAACCACTCGTGCCCCCAGATGGAGCTCCACTAAACCCGTCTGCGCTACGAGCCCTTTTTGCTTTCTCGCTCGATCTTGTCCCTCTCTTGATAAAACTCATAACGGAGAGTAGTATCCACTACCTCTTCGTACGAACCACCTTGAACATCCCTAACCACGAAACCCCGATAACGATGCTCAAGCCAATCCATGGACCTCCTCACCTTCTCATGCTCATCTGCAACTAGAAAAGGTGCGTAACTGGCTAAGTCAGTGAACTTAGTCTCATACTCGATAATCGTCATACTGCCCTAGCGCAGTTGCTCGAACTGACGTCTCATGTCGTCTCACTTGCTCGGTGAAATGAACCTATCCATAAACATAGCTGAAAATTCTGACCAGGTAATAGGTGGCAACGCTGCTCGTCTACCTCTCTGAATTGAATTCCACCATGACTCTGCAGAtcctaaaaatagaaaaatggaaaattacacCCCTAGAGTCTTCTTCAGCCCCAAAATAGATAGTATCTTCTCACAACGTTGAATGAACTTCTGGGGCTCAATAAAAGCCTGTGTAGCATCAAACTATGGTGGCTTAAGATCCATTAAATTCTTAAGATCCTTAGACTGCCATGTATTTGCAACTGGCTGAACGACCTGCTGAGGGGCCATCTGAGGAGTTGCAACATTTTGCTTAACCTGTGCTTGCGCCTGCGAAGTAGTCTGGGGAGCTAGAAGTCCACCCTGAGTAGTCACTAATGCCTCCAACACATTCAACAACCTCACAACTGCATCTGCAGGTAAGGTAACAGTAGGCACATCAACTGGGACTGGTGGTGGAGAATCATGAACCACTTGTTCTTGCACTCGATCTGGCATAGTAGCTTGGGATTGACCCGTGTTCACAACTTTAGGCTGAAGAGCGGCCTGTCTACTAGTCTGAGCTCTAGTCTGATGAGCCCCAACTTAACCACCACATCGGATAGTACCCCGTCCAGCACCACGTCTAGCAGATGAAGGTGTGCATGTCCTAGCCATCTGCGAAATAAACAATCCAAAGTCAAACTCAAGTTATCTCAACGTACGATCAAGGAATGAAATAAGGGAAAATATCCTAAATTCTTAGTAGCCTAAGATCATAAGTATGGGATTCTACATACCCATGagaaagactctactaaacaatGCTTCATGACCCGGGACTTaaagcctaggctctgataccaactttgtcacgtcCCATACTACCCCCTAGACATGACTGGCACCCAGCTAACACCACCTGCCAGGAAAACCCCTTTCTCTAACGTTTAACCATTTACACAAATACTGAGAGAAAAAGTGCAGGCCTaaagtattattaataattaaagaGGTAATGATTACCGCCCAATACGTTAGTTAATTGATAGAAAGACCAACAATCACTCAAATAATAAGACTCTAGCCCAAATCCCACACTAAGACCATGGAGCATCTAACAGAGTAATATGAGTATTATTGACGGGTATACAAAccccaaagaaaaacaaaataactaaCACGAGCTAGGTAAGTATGAAATGAAAGCCAGCACGAATAATGCGGTGGCTCACCTCAGTAATAGGATCCACTCGAACAACTCGTCAGTCACTAGCTCTATCTCCCGCAACTGTATCTGCATATAAATGCaggtaaggagtgagttatacataaatataacccagtaagatCCTCGACCCGCTACTTTAAATACCTTTGGAagaagtgttagaaaatacaTACACACCACAAAAGGAATGATATAGTAAATATGATCATTATacaataactcaa
Proteins encoded in this window:
- the LOC142171828 gene encoding uncharacterized protein LOC142171828 translates to MARQDAKASNVVVTGIITIGSYGAYALIDPGSTYSYVSPSFSIYLERGVESLNVTYIMVTIVGETISVDRVYKDCVIFIQGRDTIVDLLVLPISDFDVIMGMDCLASCCASIDCHSKLIHFDFPGEPCLVWKGITPLTEGKIISYVKARRMINNGCLGFIATVHDTRLEDVTIDSVPVVRKFADVFPEDLPELPPIREIEFSIDLVPGTQPISIPLYRLAPAELRGLKVQLQEILDKGLIRPISFLGHVVSRDRIQVDPRKIAWSNECEESFQKLKTALTTAPILTLPTSAGVFTIYCDASRVGLGYVLMQNGKVVAYAFRQLKNHEENYPTHDLELAAIALANRRVHIDHTLPGRLLAGLVAQLSLVGQVKARQFEDFHLAKLRDRVQNGGVKSFAIDREGDVKQLILEEAHNSRYSIHPGASKMYQDLRELYWWKVRLPRTFRKQDSVWVIVDRLTKTAHFIPVELRTTFHPHTDGQFERVIQILEDVLRACAIKFGGHWDDQLPLAEFTYNNNYQSSIQMAPFEALYGRKCRSPVGWFEPGEARLLGPNLV